From the genome of Sphingobacteriales bacterium, one region includes:
- a CDS encoding site-specific DNA-methyltransferase, which translates to MIEKYINKIHNGDCLELFKNIPDNSVDVTFADPPFNLKKNYTSYKDSLEFQEYLDWCEKWISEMVRVTKPTGSIFLHNIPKWLTYYATYLNKLANFKHWISWDAPTAPMGKSLQPAHYGILFYTKEAKGAKFYELRYPHKRDRKQGYLWKDYGGKKDQLHPFGPLVSDVWTDIHRIKHNTKRDPHPCQLPIHLMDRLILMTTDENDIVLDPFSGTGTTAIAAKRLGRKYIGFELDKKYVEISQQKLEITESNYKLGESWVSFYLNDVITIRDKDWDHLKKYFYIPNPIRNIDFERVKLIDRKLIPKEQYFQKDENECKINEKPIRINGKKIKETMFQPHTQFSINPNIRSANS; encoded by the coding sequence ATGATTGAGAAATATATAAATAAAATCCACAATGGAGACTGTCTTGAATTATTCAAGAATATTCCTGATAACTCGGTTGATGTTACTTTTGCTGACCCTCCATTTAATTTAAAAAAGAATTATACAAGTTATAAAGACAGTCTTGAATTTCAAGAGTATCTTGATTGGTGTGAAAAGTGGATCTCAGAAATGGTTAGAGTAACAAAACCGACTGGTTCTATTTTTCTTCATAATATACCTAAGTGGTTAACATACTACGCAACGTATTTAAATAAACTCGCAAATTTCAAACACTGGATTTCATGGGATGCACCAACTGCACCAATGGGCAAATCTCTTCAACCTGCTCATTACGGAATTCTATTTTACACAAAAGAAGCTAAAGGTGCAAAATTCTATGAATTAAGATATCCACATAAACGTGATAGAAAACAAGGTTATTTATGGAAAGATTACGGTGGTAAAAAAGACCAACTACATCCATTTGGTCCATTAGTTTCTGATGTATGGACAGATATTCATAGAATAAAACATAACACAAAAAGAGACCCGCATCCTTGTCAGTTGCCTATTCATTTGATGGATAGATTAATTCTAATGACCACTGACGAAAATGATATTGTTCTTGACCCATTCTCTGGTACAGGTACGACAGCTATCGCAGCGAAAAGGCTTGGGAGAAAATATATTGGATTTGAACTTGATAAAAAATATGTAGAAATATCTCAACAAAAACTCGAAATAACAGAATCTAATTACAAATTAGGGGAAAGTTGGGTAAGTTTTTATCTAAATGACGTTATCACAATTAGAGATAAGGATTGGGATCATCTTAAAAAATACTTTTATATACCTAATCCCATAAGAAATATTGATTTTGAAAGAGTTAAATTGATTGATAGAAAATTAATTCCAAAAGAACAATATTTTCAAAAAGATGAAAATGAATGTAAAATAAACGAAAAGCCAATAAGAATAAATGGGAAGAAAATTAAAGAAACTATGTTTCAGCCTCATACCCAATTTTCCATCAACCCAAATATCA